One Chitinophagaceae bacterium C216 genomic window carries:
- the plcN gene encoding Non-hemolytic phospholipase C — MDQSRRNFLKQAAILAAGTTVTTMNASAVERAFAINAPKGSTFYDAEHIVLLMQENRSFDHLFGCMKGVRGFSDPRPKILPDGNKVWIQKDKEGKAIAPFHLDIHQTKITWQGGLPHSWPDQSKARNNGKYDQWIPHKTAMTMGYYNRHDMPFYYALADAFTICDHYFCSSLTGTTPNRLFFWTGNIRPRPDGHSIAAVYNSNAESRNNVFVDWQTFPEILEDNGISWKIYQNELWTANLERKKDYWLGNYGDNAIEYVKRHRVKLSAYFRKNGDKTVTPHLSPEEVQARYNQLSQREKNLIDKAFTTNIEQEDYLELEPFTFTNDQGVEETVNIPKGDILYQFRKDVENNKLPTVSWLAAPESFSDHTDTPFYGTWYVSQVLDILTQNPEVWKKTILIINYDENDGYFDHIPPFVIPGGATGGKVSAGIQCDSDFEKQSGWPIGLGYRVPCIVASPWSKGGFVNSEIFDHTSTLMFLEKFLQKKTGKPIRCNNISSWRRAICGDLTSVFRPYKGESFPLPEFLKREKVIVTIQNAKNKPQQLVPDPLTEPQIEKINKTDHLQDIAANTPLQESGTRPACAIPYRLHADCVLNKTSQQLELSFSAEKVVGAKGAPFNMYTQTSYNNDKGKTWAYAVLAGDTVKDYLELAKFDKEQYQLSIDGPNGFCRVFAGDKHDPELAIKFDYAQKPLSGKAEEKIILTLNNNGREDLEIVITDPVYKKEEQTIVLNAQKSKKLKINLESTYGWYHFILKVKGYKHFYRLYAGHVESGNISVTDPYMAGEI; from the coding sequence ATGGACCAATCCCGCAGAAATTTTCTAAAACAAGCCGCAATCCTAGCGGCTGGTACTACCGTCACCACTATGAATGCATCTGCTGTAGAAAGAGCTTTTGCCATTAATGCACCCAAAGGCTCCACCTTTTACGATGCAGAACACATTGTGCTACTGATGCAGGAAAATCGATCATTTGATCATCTCTTTGGATGCATGAAAGGCGTAAGAGGTTTCAGCGATCCACGCCCCAAAATCCTACCTGATGGTAACAAGGTATGGATACAGAAAGACAAAGAAGGTAAAGCCATAGCCCCTTTTCATCTAGATATACACCAAACCAAGATCACTTGGCAGGGCGGCTTACCGCATAGCTGGCCCGATCAAAGTAAGGCCCGTAATAATGGCAAATATGATCAATGGATCCCGCATAAAACTGCTATGACGATGGGATACTATAATCGTCATGACATGCCTTTTTATTATGCACTAGCCGATGCCTTTACTATTTGCGATCATTATTTCTGTTCCTCCTTAACAGGAACAACTCCTAATCGACTTTTCTTTTGGACAGGCAACATTCGTCCCCGACCCGATGGTCATTCCATAGCTGCTGTATATAACTCCAATGCCGAATCGCGCAATAATGTATTTGTCGATTGGCAAACTTTTCCTGAAATATTAGAAGATAATGGCATTAGCTGGAAAATTTATCAGAACGAGCTATGGACGGCCAATCTTGAAAGAAAAAAAGACTATTGGTTGGGTAATTATGGAGACAACGCCATCGAGTATGTAAAACGCCATCGTGTAAAACTTTCGGCTTATTTCAGAAAAAACGGCGATAAAACTGTCACGCCGCATTTAAGCCCGGAAGAAGTACAGGCGCGTTATAATCAGCTATCTCAAAGAGAAAAAAATTTGATTGATAAAGCCTTTACTACCAATATTGAACAGGAAGACTATCTGGAACTAGAACCTTTTACTTTTACTAATGATCAGGGAGTTGAGGAAACTGTTAACATCCCTAAAGGAGATATACTCTATCAATTCAGAAAAGATGTTGAAAATAACAAGTTGCCTACTGTATCCTGGCTAGCGGCTCCGGAGAGTTTTTCCGATCATACGGATACTCCTTTCTATGGTACATGGTATGTTTCGCAGGTGCTGGACATTCTTACACAAAACCCGGAAGTTTGGAAGAAAACAATTTTAATCATCAATTATGATGAAAACGATGGTTATTTTGACCATATACCACCCTTTGTGATTCCCGGAGGCGCTACTGGAGGAAAAGTTTCGGCAGGCATTCAATGCGATTCAGATTTTGAAAAGCAGTCCGGATGGCCTATCGGATTGGGATACCGCGTTCCGTGTATTGTAGCATCACCATGGAGCAAAGGTGGCTTTGTTAATTCAGAAATATTTGATCACACGTCAACATTAATGTTTCTCGAAAAATTTCTTCAAAAGAAAACCGGAAAACCTATTCGGTGCAACAATATCAGTAGTTGGCGCAGGGCAATTTGTGGCGATCTTACATCAGTATTCAGACCCTATAAGGGGGAATCATTCCCGCTTCCTGAATTTCTGAAACGAGAGAAAGTTATCGTCACTATTCAAAACGCAAAAAACAAACCACAACAGTTGGTTCCCGATCCGTTAACCGAACCGCAGATTGAAAAAATCAATAAAACAGATCACTTACAAGATATCGCCGCCAACACACCTTTGCAGGAGAGCGGCACACGCCCCGCCTGTGCTATTCCCTACCGATTACATGCCGATTGTGTTCTTAACAAAACATCGCAACAACTGGAACTTTCGTTTAGCGCGGAAAAGGTTGTAGGAGCAAAAGGAGCTCCGTTTAATATGTATACCCAAACATCCTATAACAATGATAAGGGCAAAACCTGGGCCTATGCTGTTTTAGCAGGCGATACTGTGAAAGATTATCTGGAACTAGCAAAGTTTGATAAAGAGCAGTATCAACTTTCTATAGACGGACCTAATGGATTCTGTAGAGTTTTCGCTGGTGATAAACATGACCCTGAGCTTGCCATAAAGTTCGACTACGCTCAGAAACCGTTAAGTGGAAAAGCTGAAGAAAAAATAATACTTACACTAAACAACAATGGCAGGGAGGATCTCGAAATTGTCATCACAGATCCTGTTTATAAAAAAGAGGAACAAACAATCGTATTAAACGCCCAAAAAAGCAAAAAACTAAAAATCAATTTGGAATCCACCTATGGGTGGTATCATTTTATTTTAAAAGTAAAAGGATATAAACATTTTTACCGCCTATATGCAGGGCATGTCGAAAGTGGCAATATATCTGTAACTGATCCTTACATGGCCGGTGAGATTTAA
- the clpX gene encoding ATP-dependent Clp protease ATP-binding subunit ClpX: protein MKEKISGNVLHCSFCGRSRDDVEILIAGQEGHICENCVEHAQEIIEQELNLKRHLNNSGYSLNVKKPMEIKAFLDEYVIGQDDAKKVLSVAVYNHYKRLKQKASGRELDPLNEVEIEKSNIIMVGETGTGKTLLAKSIAKILNVPFAIVDATVFTEAGYVGEDVESILTRLLQVCNYDVEAAERGIVYIDEIDKIARKSDNPSITRDVSGEGVQQGLLKLLEGTDVLVPPQGGRKHPDQKMIKVNTNNILFICGGAFDGVDKIIARRIQTNTIGFNVDKQQQEDVKKNLLRFVNAQDLKSFGLIPELLGRLPVVTYLDPLDASALRDILTKPKNALMKQYHKLFELEGIELKVEEEVYDFMVQKAVEYKLGARGLRSICESILTDAMYELPSSKEKTFTLTKEYAEKKFSKSKMGLIKAA, encoded by the coding sequence ATGAAGGAAAAAATCTCAGGCAATGTTTTGCACTGTTCTTTCTGCGGAAGAAGCCGCGATGATGTGGAAATTCTAATTGCAGGACAGGAAGGACATATCTGCGAAAACTGTGTAGAACATGCCCAAGAAATCATCGAGCAGGAGTTAAACCTGAAACGTCATCTTAACAATTCCGGCTATTCGCTGAATGTGAAGAAGCCTATGGAGATTAAAGCATTCCTAGATGAATACGTTATCGGACAAGATGACGCCAAAAAAGTATTGTCGGTAGCTGTGTACAATCACTATAAAAGATTAAAACAAAAAGCTTCTGGCAGAGAACTGGATCCGCTTAACGAAGTGGAGATTGAGAAAAGCAATATCATTATGGTGGGAGAAACCGGTACAGGAAAAACCCTACTTGCCAAAAGTATTGCCAAGATTCTCAATGTTCCCTTTGCCATTGTAGATGCTACCGTATTTACCGAAGCCGGATATGTGGGAGAGGATGTAGAGAGTATCCTTACCCGTTTGTTGCAAGTATGTAACTACGATGTAGAGGCTGCAGAAAGAGGGATTGTATACATCGATGAAATAGACAAGATTGCAAGAAAAAGCGATAACCCCAGCATTACCCGCGATGTTAGTGGTGAAGGTGTGCAACAGGGTTTGCTAAAGCTACTCGAAGGTACCGATGTATTAGTGCCACCGCAGGGAGGACGTAAACATCCTGATCAGAAAATGATTAAGGTGAATACGAATAATATCCTTTTTATATGTGGAGGTGCATTCGACGGAGTAGATAAAATTATCGCCCGTAGAATACAAACAAATACTATCGGATTTAATGTTGATAAGCAACAACAGGAAGATGTAAAGAAAAATCTGCTTCGTTTTGTGAATGCACAGGATCTCAAATCTTTTGGCCTCATACCTGAATTGTTGGGTCGCCTCCCGGTAGTAACCTATCTAGATCCTCTAGATGCAAGTGCCCTACGGGATATTCTTACCAAGCCCAAAAATGCTTTAATGAAGCAGTATCATAAGCTCTTTGAGTTGGAAGGCATTGAGCTGAAGGTGGAAGAAGAAGTGTATGATTTTATGGTACAAAAGGCAGTTGAGTATAAGTTGGGCGCCCGCGGATTGAGAAGTATCTGCGAAAGCATACTCACCGACGCTATGTATGAGCTGCCTTCTTCTAAGGAAAAAACCTTTACACTTACAAAAGAGTATGCCGAAAAGAAATTTAGCAAGAGTAAAATGGGATTAATTAAAGCGGCATAG
- the clpP_1 gene encoding ATP-dependent Clp protease proteolytic subunit yields the protein MSISNIYSQKWHQPIISDEEEEKERENKADELSMFNKRLEKLFFEKRSVYLWGVVDDKSAREVTTKLLLLDADKPGEEIKFYINSPGGVVTSGMVIYDTMKMISSPVSTICMGIAASMGSILLSGGEKGKRYIYPHGEVMIHQPSLGGYFRGVTADLEIQARQTQRVKQIGAQILADNCGKTIEEIMRDFDRDYWMNAEEAIQYGIVDKVVDKL from the coding sequence ATGAGCATCTCAAACATATACAGCCAAAAATGGCATCAGCCCATTATCAGTGATGAGGAGGAGGAAAAAGAGCGGGAGAATAAAGCCGATGAGCTTTCCATGTTTAACAAACGCCTCGAAAAACTCTTCTTTGAAAAAAGGAGTGTATACCTGTGGGGAGTGGTTGATGATAAAAGTGCGCGCGAAGTCACTACAAAATTGTTGCTGCTGGATGCTGATAAACCCGGAGAAGAAATCAAATTTTATATCAACAGCCCCGGAGGGGTAGTCACCAGCGGTATGGTGATTTATGATACCATGAAGATGATTAGCAGCCCCGTAAGTACTATTTGTATGGGGATCGCAGCTTCTATGGGTAGTATCCTATTGAGTGGTGGCGAAAAGGGCAAACGTTATATTTACCCCCATGGTGAGGTAATGATACATCAGCCTTCATTGGGTGGTTACTTCCGTGGTGTAACGGCCGATTTGGAGATTCAGGCACGTCAAACTCAGCGTGTTAAGCAAATCGGGGCACAAATTTTGGCCGATAACTGTGGTAAAACTATAGAAGAAATTATGCGCGACTTCGATCGCGACTACTGGATGAATGCCGAGGAAGCCATACAGTATGGTATTGTAGATAAAGTGGTGGACAAGCTGTAG
- the clpP_2 gene encoding ATP-dependent Clp protease proteolytic subunit: MTYNSEFEKYAVKHKGISSNTLNSYGNYLVTALTPNIIEERPMNVAVMDVYSRLMMDRIIFVGYPINDEVANIITAQLLFLDSTDRTRDINMYINSPGGSVYAGLGVYDTMQYVSPDIATICIGMAASMSCVLLAAGTPGKRAALKHSRIMMHQPSGAIGGQASDIEITVNEIRKLKNDLYEIVQNHTGKPLDQIEKDFDRDKWMTSLEAKEYGIIDEVLMVGKKEK; encoded by the coding sequence ATGACTTATAATTCTGAATTTGAAAAATATGCCGTAAAACACAAGGGTATTTCCAGTAATACCCTTAATAGCTATGGAAACTATCTGGTTACGGCTCTTACTCCTAACATTATTGAAGAACGCCCCATGAACGTGGCGGTAATGGATGTATATAGCCGGTTGATGATGGACCGCATCATTTTTGTAGGTTATCCTATCAATGATGAGGTGGCCAACATCATTACTGCTCAGTTGCTGTTTCTTGACAGTACCGATCGCACTCGTGATATTAATATGTATATTAATAGTCCGGGCGGGAGCGTGTATGCCGGTTTAGGAGTATATGATACTATGCAGTATGTGTCTCCCGATATCGCCACTATTTGTATAGGCATGGCGGCTTCGATGTCATGTGTGTTGCTGGCAGCAGGTACGCCGGGGAAACGTGCTGCGCTAAAACATTCCCGTATCATGATGCATCAGCCTAGCGGTGCCATTGGCGGACAAGCCAGCGATATTGAAATTACCGTCAACGAGATCAGAAAACTCAAAAATGATCTCTACGAAATAGTACAGAACCATACCGGAAAGCCTCTGGATCAAATCGAAAAAGATTTTGATCGGGATAAATGGATGACTTCCCTAGAAGCAAAAGAGTATGGTATCATTGATGAAGTACTGATGGTAGGTAAGAAAGAAAAATAA
- the rcsC_3 gene encoding Sensor histidine kinase RcsC, whose translation MKQHSILIVDDDAFIVDLLSDLLDVEFKVFSALNGDDAIKILNSLSVSLIISDVVMPGKDGLDLCNFVKNTPHLSHIPVILLSAKSEEENKIQGLHEGADVYIEKPFSPSYVKAQVVSIIENRTRILSFISPKKTHGDNLITEEEYFINQLNNIIDENIAYPELNLNLLAQILHMSRASLYRKIKSLAHCTPNELIEDRRLNQAVTLINQGFYKMNEIAFLCGFTSASQFTKSFKRKFGQSPLNYARLHKLRV comes from the coding sequence ATGAAACAACATTCCATTCTTATCGTTGATGATGATGCTTTTATTGTAGATTTATTGTCGGACTTGCTAGATGTCGAATTCAAAGTATTTTCGGCATTAAATGGAGATGATGCTATAAAAATACTTAATTCGCTCTCTGTTTCGCTGATCATATCAGATGTAGTGATGCCTGGAAAAGACGGGCTAGATTTATGCAATTTTGTGAAAAATACCCCACATCTAAGTCATATTCCAGTTATTTTATTATCTGCAAAATCAGAAGAAGAAAATAAAATTCAAGGATTACATGAAGGCGCAGATGTATACATTGAAAAACCCTTTTCTCCCTCATACGTAAAAGCACAAGTGGTTTCAATAATAGAAAACCGTACCCGAATACTGAGCTTTATCTCACCTAAAAAGACACACGGGGACAATCTTATTACGGAGGAAGAATATTTTATTAACCAGCTTAATAATATTATTGATGAAAACATTGCCTACCCAGAACTAAATCTAAATCTGCTGGCACAAATTCTTCACATGAGCCGTGCCTCTCTTTATCGAAAAATCAAATCATTAGCACACTGCACACCTAATGAGCTTATTGAAGACAGACGTTTAAACCAAGCTGTAACTTTAATCAATCAAGGCTTTTATAAAATGAATGAAATAGCCTTTCTATGTGGTTTTACTTCTGCTTCACAGTTCACCAAAAGCTTTAAACGAAAATTTGGACAATCTCCGTTAAACTATGCCCGTTTACATAAATTAAGAGTTTAG
- a CDS encoding IS982 family transposase ISCaa5, with the protein MAGAADYRLDSFPVAVCDNIRIGRCKVLRGEAFRGKHAAMRRYFYGVRVQVMTLNGIPVEFCIVPGSEHDSQSLGKLPFDVAPESSIYMDAGYTDYLSEDDLFEAELIHAKVQRRSNSKRKDEPHVAFLKQYMRKQIETDFSMIKEKMLRKVHAVTKNGFLIKVALFVIAYTFEKLT; encoded by the coding sequence ATGGCGGGGGCAGCCGATTACCGCTTAGACTCTTTTCCTGTTGCAGTGTGTGACAATATACGCATTGGTCGTTGTAAAGTATTAAGGGGTGAAGCGTTTCGGGGTAAACATGCTGCCATGAGGAGGTATTTCTACGGAGTTCGGGTACAGGTAATGACTTTAAATGGAATACCGGTAGAGTTTTGCATAGTGCCTGGTAGCGAGCATGACAGTCAAAGCCTTGGAAAACTCCCTTTTGATGTAGCACCGGAAAGCAGCATCTACATGGATGCCGGCTATACCGATTATTTGAGTGAAGATGACTTATTTGAGGCAGAATTGATACATGCAAAAGTTCAAAGAAGGTCTAATAGTAAAAGAAAAGATGAGCCACATGTCGCCTTCTTAAAACAATATATGCGTAAACAAATTGAAACAGATTTCAGTATGATTAAAGAAAAAATGCTCAGAAAAGTGCATGCTGTAACAAAAAATGGCTTTCTGATTAAAGTCGCTTTATTTGTTATCGCATATACTTTTGAGAAATTAACATAA
- the sasA_2 gene encoding Adaptive-response sensory-kinase SasA: MIDCCRLFFSRLIHPIIGLIFTLQIQNIHAQQYISKNLNTNNGLSNNTVFTIQQDKRGFIWMGTADGLNRFDGKAFKKFNTISNNNKIKGPLYVWELLVHSNGSLWLATNKGLFIFNDTTELLDPVKNVPEGVVHRMAEDQTGKVWLSLYNNLYECDPLTREAIKYPNYQNQKYTDIIVTDNHQMWVGTENGELGLWMPFERRFIFFPISTHFQPASTRRIIRIFKKDDRTLWVGTLKGVTAFDIQQKKAQPVSLSFGESTNITVRDFQQVYSNEFWVATNKGIYILDSNGSYQNRILQSPENRNSLADDYVWWLLKDAEGGIWCATYHNGVSYYPPVSNAFEVYTANLHSSHGLWGKNFTNITEDDQGHIWIASAKGLNRFDPHTRRFEYFSQTPHQGAFSGEDLLGMVYDQGKLWLGVWLYGLQALDTRSKNIVEHYTAGTGTNDLKSNRIMSLHVDLNEKTIWVGTADGIFQFDKGTKRFTRSDHFPQQTPYNVITQTPDGTVWGLTHGLFFYNEKQNLKGEVKVMVDGKNILPTSINSALLVSRDGTIWLGTGNGLININIHTKKTYIYTSKHGLPSDIVTAIAEDNYGKLWVTTAAGIVMLDPATMALSRFEQIKEFSAGQFAYASSYKARNGDIYIATHGGIIRVNPDNIKTSTYKPPLYITEITMLNIPLTINPNKGPLKQSASLTHSITFTHKQSSFEIDFAALSYAAPDGIQYAYKMEGLDNNWYYIKDKRNVSFIAIKPGKYTFKVKATDNRGIWQDNERVLHITILNPFYATTWAYLTYVVLFFLLTYTSLKYYKRNLAERQKRNKLLYEIQREKEIYASKTEFFTHVIHEIKAPITLLKAPLEMAKIDTEDRPRTQKYLNIMEEGVQRSLNLINELLTLKKTESAQMQIQPERLELTPFLESVYFIFDPVIKQKQFAFKSIIEKGLTHIYADKEALTKIISNLLDNALKYGKSQIILKVQRSTDPDKIKISVASDGDLIIPENREKIFEPFARLNPKGNLPGTGIGLALSRSLATLHRGSLVLEVSDSYNIFILTIPQSLENK; encoded by the coding sequence ATGATTGATTGTTGCCGTCTGTTTTTTAGTCGCCTAATTCATCCCATAATTGGATTGATTTTTACACTCCAAATACAAAATATTCATGCACAGCAATATATATCTAAAAACCTTAATACAAATAATGGTTTAAGCAATAACACCGTTTTTACCATACAGCAAGACAAAAGAGGCTTTATATGGATGGGGACTGCCGATGGCCTTAACAGATTTGATGGTAAGGCCTTTAAAAAATTCAACACTATAAGCAATAACAATAAAATAAAGGGTCCCCTATATGTATGGGAACTACTAGTGCACAGTAATGGTAGTTTATGGTTAGCCACCAATAAAGGCCTTTTTATCTTCAACGATACCACGGAACTTCTGGATCCGGTTAAAAATGTTCCCGAAGGTGTGGTACACCGGATGGCCGAAGACCAAACCGGAAAAGTATGGCTATCCCTTTATAATAATTTGTATGAATGCGATCCTTTAACAAGGGAAGCCATAAAATATCCTAATTACCAGAATCAAAAGTATACCGATATCATCGTAACCGACAATCACCAAATGTGGGTAGGCACCGAAAACGGAGAGCTAGGTTTGTGGATGCCTTTTGAACGTCGTTTCATTTTCTTCCCTATAAGTACTCACTTTCAGCCTGCAAGTACCCGACGAATTATTAGGATATTTAAAAAGGATGATCGCACCTTGTGGGTAGGTACTTTAAAAGGTGTTACCGCTTTCGATATCCAACAGAAAAAAGCACAACCGGTAAGTTTAAGCTTCGGGGAAAGTACCAATATCACAGTTCGTGATTTTCAACAGGTGTACTCCAATGAATTCTGGGTGGCAACTAATAAAGGTATATATATACTGGATAGCAACGGCTCATACCAAAATAGGATTTTACAAAGCCCGGAAAACAGAAATTCCTTGGCTGATGATTATGTGTGGTGGCTACTTAAAGATGCTGAAGGAGGTATCTGGTGTGCCACATATCACAATGGCGTGAGCTACTACCCTCCCGTAAGTAACGCCTTTGAAGTATATACCGCTAATCTTCATTCTTCACATGGTTTGTGGGGGAAAAATTTCACTAACATCACTGAGGACGATCAAGGCCATATATGGATTGCCAGTGCTAAAGGGCTAAACCGTTTTGACCCACATACCCGTCGCTTTGAATATTTTTCCCAAACTCCTCACCAAGGCGCATTCTCCGGAGAAGATCTTTTAGGAATGGTTTATGATCAGGGTAAATTATGGTTGGGAGTATGGTTATACGGGCTGCAAGCATTGGATACAAGGAGTAAAAACATCGTAGAACACTATACGGCAGGAACTGGAACCAACGACTTAAAAAGCAACCGAATCATGTCACTCCATGTGGATTTAAATGAAAAAACGATATGGGTAGGTACTGCAGATGGTATTTTCCAATTCGACAAAGGCACCAAACGCTTTACCAGGTCTGATCATTTTCCCCAGCAAACACCCTACAACGTGATCACACAAACACCCGATGGAACAGTGTGGGGCTTAACACATGGATTGTTTTTCTACAACGAAAAACAAAACTTAAAAGGGGAGGTAAAGGTAATGGTCGATGGAAAAAATATTTTACCCACCAGCATCAACTCCGCATTACTAGTCTCCCGCGATGGCACTATCTGGTTGGGAACAGGTAACGGTCTGATAAACATTAATATACATACGAAGAAAACTTACATCTATACCAGCAAACACGGACTACCATCAGATATTGTTACCGCTATCGCCGAAGACAATTATGGCAAACTTTGGGTCACAACCGCAGCCGGAATAGTCATGTTAGATCCGGCCACTATGGCTTTGTCTCGCTTTGAACAGATAAAAGAATTCTCTGCAGGACAATTTGCTTATGCCAGCTCTTACAAAGCACGAAACGGCGATATATACATTGCAACACATGGAGGTATTATAAGAGTAAATCCCGATAATATAAAGACTTCCACTTACAAGCCGCCGCTTTACATAACTGAAATCACGATGCTGAATATCCCCCTTACTATTAATCCGAATAAAGGTCCATTAAAGCAATCCGCATCACTAACACATTCTATCACTTTTACACATAAGCAGTCCTCATTCGAAATTGATTTTGCAGCACTCAGTTATGCAGCTCCCGATGGTATACAATATGCGTATAAAATGGAAGGCTTAGACAATAACTGGTATTACATTAAAGATAAGCGCAATGTTAGTTTTATCGCCATAAAACCCGGGAAATACACTTTTAAAGTAAAAGCCACAGATAACAGAGGCATCTGGCAGGACAACGAAAGAGTATTGCATATTACTATCTTAAATCCTTTTTATGCAACAACCTGGGCTTATTTAACCTATGTCGTGCTTTTTTTCCTGCTCACCTACACCAGTCTGAAATATTATAAAAGAAACTTAGCAGAACGGCAGAAGAGAAACAAATTACTCTATGAAATTCAACGAGAAAAAGAAATTTATGCGTCAAAGACAGAGTTTTTTACGCATGTTATACATGAAATCAAAGCTCCTATCACGCTGCTGAAGGCCCCCTTAGAAATGGCTAAGATAGACACTGAAGATCGTCCCCGTACACAGAAGTATCTTAATATTATGGAAGAAGGTGTACAGCGATCTCTCAATCTGATCAATGAGTTGCTCACCCTTAAAAAAACAGAAAGCGCTCAAATGCAAATCCAACCCGAGCGGCTGGAACTAACTCCCTTCCTAGAATCGGTGTACTTTATTTTTGACCCAGTTATAAAACAAAAACAATTTGCTTTCAAATCCATAATAGAAAAAGGATTAACACATATATATGCTGACAAAGAAGCGCTTACAAAAATCATTAGCAACCTTCTAGATAATGCGCTCAAGTATGGTAAAAGTCAAATTATTCTTAAAGTACAACGTTCTACTGACCCAGATAAGATTAAAATTAGTGTAGCCAGTGATGGAGATTTAATCATTCCAGAAAACAGGGAAAAGATTTTTGAACCCTTTGCCCGGCTCAATCCCAAAGGAAATCTTCCGGGAACCGGCATCGGGCTTGCACTGTCTCGCTCACTGGCTACCCTGCATAGAGGTTCATTAGTTCTGGAGGTATCCGATAGCTACAATATATTTATTCTCACAATACCACAATCCCTCGAGAATAAATAA
- the tig gene encoding Trigger factor yields MATITKEPIGQLHEKISVKVDKADYLPGFEKTLKEYSKKANLQGFRPGKVPAGLIKKMYGPSLFTDEVLRSVDKELINYLQNEKTEIFAQPLPLNVDIAQLDVNNPGEYNFEFEIGLKPEFELADLAKADITAYNIDITDEMINEEVERLQNRYGNMVDKEAVSGENAVVYVSFIETDAAGNEVEGGLKKDNSFLVKYFAAATQKELMGKKAGDSIQVAIGEAFEEKEWDYVAGDLGLNKDSEEDKKKTFKLAITKVAELEKRALDEEFFKQLFPEGDVKTEEEFRAKVKDQIFNYWAAQSRNQIHDQIFHSLVDNTKIEFPEAFLRKWLLSQNSENGQPAKTEEQVEQELPTFLNQLKWTLITEKIVKVQQIEVKPEEVREFAKAQLFSYMGGAVPSEEEPWVKDYVDRMMNDRRYVEDAYSRIQSQKVFEWAEKQIKPKSKQVSAEEFNKMVEEHQHHHH; encoded by the coding sequence ATGGCTACAATTACAAAAGAACCTATTGGCCAGTTGCACGAAAAGATCAGTGTAAAAGTAGATAAGGCCGATTATCTCCCAGGTTTTGAAAAAACTTTAAAAGAATATAGTAAGAAGGCAAATCTGCAAGGCTTCCGACCCGGAAAAGTTCCCGCAGGTCTAATTAAAAAAATGTATGGCCCTTCTTTGTTTACCGACGAGGTATTACGTTCTGTAGATAAAGAACTGATCAATTATCTGCAAAATGAGAAAACTGAGATCTTTGCTCAGCCGCTTCCATTGAATGTGGATATTGCTCAACTGGATGTAAACAATCCTGGTGAATATAATTTTGAATTTGAAATAGGGTTAAAACCCGAATTTGAATTGGCAGATTTGGCAAAAGCCGATATTACAGCCTACAATATTGATATTACCGACGAAATGATTAATGAGGAAGTGGAAAGATTGCAGAATCGTTACGGTAATATGGTGGATAAAGAAGCGGTTTCTGGTGAAAACGCTGTAGTATATGTTAGTTTTATTGAAACCGACGCAGCAGGTAACGAAGTGGAAGGTGGTTTGAAGAAAGACAACTCTTTCCTCGTAAAATATTTTGCCGCAGCCACACAAAAAGAGTTGATGGGTAAGAAAGCTGGTGATAGCATACAAGTTGCTATTGGTGAGGCTTTTGAAGAAAAAGAGTGGGATTATGTAGCCGGAGATCTGGGATTGAACAAGGACAGCGAAGAAGACAAAAAGAAAACTTTTAAGCTTGCCATAACTAAGGTTGCAGAACTCGAAAAAAGAGCATTGGATGAGGAGTTCTTCAAACAACTTTTCCCTGAAGGGGATGTAAAAACTGAAGAAGAATTCCGTGCTAAAGTAAAAGATCAGATCTTCAATTATTGGGCTGCTCAAAGTCGCAATCAAATTCATGATCAAATCTTCCACAGCTTGGTGGACAATACTAAGATTGAATTTCCTGAGGCATTCCTGCGTAAATGGTTGTTATCTCAAAATAGCGAGAACGGCCAGCCTGCCAAAACTGAAGAACAGGTAGAGCAGGAGTTACCTACTTTCCTGAATCAGCTGAAATGGACTTTGATCACTGAAAAAATTGTTAAGGTTCAACAAATTGAGGTGAAGCCCGAGGAGGTAAGAGAATTTGCGAAAGCTCAGCTATTTAGCTATATGGGAGGTGCGGTACCTAGCGAAGAAGAACCCTGGGTGAAGGATTATGTAGACAGAATGATGAATGATCGCAGGTATGTTGAGGATGCTTACTCTCGTATTCAGTCTCAAAAAGTTTTTGAATGGGCTGAAAAACAAATAAAGCCAAAATCCAAGCAAGTAAGTGCGGAGGAATTTAATAAAATGGTTGAAGAGCATCAGCACCATCATCATTAA